DNA from Massilia antarctica:
TCTACATGATTTCGGACTTCCGCCAGGTGGGCTACGCCAACACCATGATCCGTCCGCCCACCGAAGTGTATCGCCAGGTGAACGGCGATTCCTTCGATGGCGTCGATGTGGTGTATCAGCACAATTTCGGCGACACCACGGTGACGGCGCAGGCTGGCATCGGCAATATGAAGGCCAAGAGCACCGACGATGCCAAGGTCAAGTACCGGCCGGCGACGGCGATTCACATCGTGGCCGAAAACGGGCCGTTCACCGTGCGCTTCGGCCGTGCCGATGCCAAGGTCACCGTGGAAGACAACAAGGCGCTCGACGGCTTGCTGGCCACCTTGCGCCGGGTTGGCCTGACCCAGGTCGCGCAAGACCTCAGCATTACTGATGTCGATGGCTCCTTCACCTCGGTCGGCTTCACCATGGATTACAAGAATTTCCTGATACAGACCGAATACGCGATGCGCAGGACCGATTCGCTCATCATCGTGGACACCAATTCCTACTATGCCATGTTCGGCTATCGCTTCGGCAAATTCACCCCGTACTACTTCTACGGCGACACCAAGCAGGACAGCGCCCGCACGTATGCCGGCTTGCCGACCAGCGGCCCACTGGCGCCGCTGACGGCCGGCGTGAATGGGGTGGTCAAGGCGGCGCAGCAATCGACCAACGCGGTCGGCCTGCGCTGGGACTTCAGCAAGTCCGCCGCGCTCAAGGTGCAGGTTGACCGGGTCAAGCCACGCGATGGCGCCGGCACGTTCCTGCGGGCCAAGCCTGGGTTTCACGATACTGTGAACGTCTACGCCGCCGGTATCGACTTTGTATTTTAAGGAGAGCAGCATGAAGACAACAATCGGCAAGATGCTGCTTGCGGCAGGCTTGTTTGCGACGACCGTGCCCGCGTTCGCGGAAATCGCCGTGATCGTCAACCCCAAGAATCCGGCCACGCGCATGTTCAGCGAGCAGGCGGCCCAGTTTTTCATCGGCAAGTCGGCCTTGTTCACGCCGATCGAGTTTAACGAAGGCGCGCCCATCCGCACCGAGTTTTACACCAAGGTGCTGCAGAAGGAACCTGCGCAGGTCAAGGCCATCTGGTCCAAGCTGGTGTTTACCGGCAAGGGCACGGCACCGAAGGAATATCATTCGGCAGCCGAGGTAAAAAAGGCGGTCGCGGCCGATGTGAGTGCGATCGGCTACATCGACAAGTCGGCCGTGGACGATACCGTGAAAGTCATTCTCACGGTGCAGTAAGCATCGGCAGAGCGCCCACAGCCGGGCGCGCGGCGCCATGAAGGCCCTCCTGTTGTCCGGGAGGGCCTTGTCGTTTCGGGAACAGAAATTTGCCGGCGCGCTCGCGCATCTGCTAGGCTGGGCGACCGCGGCACGCCGCTCACCACGCCCACCCGATGACGTCACTTCCCGCAGCGCCCCAGACCATTCCCCCAGCCGATGGCGTACCCGTCTTCGGCCGCTTCGCCGGTGCCGCCACGCGCTTCGACTGGGCCCGCCTGGCGGCGCCGCACGCGCGCAGCCGCTGGTGGCGCCGCTTCCACCACAAGCGCTGGCACTACACCGCGCTGGCGACCGATCAATTGTTTTGCGGTATCGCCATCGTCGATGTCGGCTGGACCAACACGGCCTTTGCGTATGTGTTCGAGCGCGGGCAGCGCGCGGTGGTCGCGGGCTTTTCGCGCGACGGCATTCCGGGGCTGACCGCGCGCCTGGCCGATCACGCGGGTGAACAGAGCCGTTTCAGTTTTGCCGGCAGCCGCATCGAGATGTCGGCCAGCACACTGTCGCTGCGCTGCAAGGATGTGCGGATCGATGCCGCCTTCGGCGCACCGGGCGCGCCGCTGTTGCTGGCCGTGGGACCGGTGCAGGGCGGGGCGGTGCATGCGACGCAGAAATCATCGGGCCTCGCGCTCACGGGCATGGTGCGCGTTGGCGAGCGCGCGTACCAGCTTGATGGCGGCGTTGCCAGCTTCGACTATTCGAACGGTTTACTGGCGCGCAACACGGCGTGGCGCTGGGCGTCGGCGCACAGCCTGGAACTGGGCTTCAATGTGCAGGCCGGCTATTTCGGCTCGCACGAGAACGCCTTGTGGCTGGACGGACGCCTGATCGGACTTGGCGCCGCCACGTTCGAGTTCGTCGAAGGCGATCCGATGGCGCCGTGGCACGTGTTCACCGATGACGGCTTGCTCGACCTGCATTTCACGCCGGAAGGGGCGCGCCGCGAGGACAAGAACCTGCTGGTGGCGGCCAGCCGCTATGTGCAGCCGATCGGCACCTTTTCCGGGTGGGTGAGGGCGAGCGCGGATGGGCCGCGCCGTGCCGTGGTCCGTTTGGCCGGCGTGACCGAAGACCACGCGTCGCGCTGGTAGCGCATGGCAGCGCCCGCCCGCGCGCAATGCGGCGGACAGGCCGGCGCGGACAGGCCAGCGCGTTCGGACAGGGCGCGCAGACATCGGCGCCACATGCATATCTTTTTATCTTGACATCAAAATTCAATCGGCATATATTTCATTTTCCAGATTTGGAAGCGTTTCCATAATGGAGAGAATGTTAAGTTTCCGCTCTCCAATTTATCGAAAAAAAACGCGTGCACAAGCGTGCGGCCCGGCCGACGAGGAGACCGATGTCCGCTATGAACCGCTCATGCAACAGGCGTTCCGGGGCCTGGCTTTTCCTGTCCGACGCAGTCCGGGCCGCGCGTATCGCTGAGCCGGCCGCATGTTCCACCTGAATCCTGACAGGCCGCGCGCGTTTTGCGCAGTCTGGCACAGCGCGGTGCCGATGCTGATGGAAGCGCTACCAACGTGCTTCCCGACCCTGTGCCGCATTTTATGAAGAGCTTTACTAGGAGACATTGTGAAAAATCAAGATAACAAGCTGGTCAGCCGGAAACGCAAATTCGTCCTGTCCGCCATCGCGGGCAGTATCCTGGGCATCTATGGCGCCGGCGCGAGCGCCAGCGTGACCAATCCCGTGATCGGCCAGTTGCTGTGGTCGGAAGAGTTCAACGGCCCCAGCCTGAACAGCTCGGTCTGGACTGCGGAAGACGGCAATGGTTGCCAGATCAACCTGTGCGGCTACGGCAACCAGGAACTCGAGTACTACAGCCCGAACAATCTCTCCATCGTCAATGTGCCGTTCGAGCCCAATTCGCGCGCGCTGGCGATCAAGGCCCAGCGTCAAACGGTCGGCGCCAATTCCTTCACTTCCGGCAAAGTGACATCGGCAGGCAAGGTGCAGGTGCAGTACGGCATGATCGAACTGCGCGTGAGCACGCCGCAGCTCGGCACCGGCTTGTGGCCGGCCGCGTGGCTGCTGGGATCGAGCCCGCAGACCTGGCCGCGTAATGGCGAGATCGATATTCTGGAGATGGGCCACCGCGCCAGCTCGCGTGCCGCCGCCGGCAATGCGCCGATGGACAGCTTCGTCGGTTCGAACGTGATTACCTACCAGCAGGCCGCCTGCGTGCCGGGTAACGAAAGCTGCGCCGCGTCGACCGCGTGGCAAACCAAGAACTGGTACATCGCTCCGACCTCGATGGCGAACCGCTTCGTCACCTATCGCATGTACTGGACCGAGTCGCAGATGCGTTTTACCGTCGTCGATAATGGCGTCGAGCACAATTTGTACGATAACCCGCTGCCGGTCAATTCGACCGCGCTGCAGGCGCCGTTCTATCTGCTGCTGAACCTGGCGGTGGGCGGGAACTTTACCGATGCGGCGTCGCCGGGACAAGTCACGGCGCCGCTGCCGGGCACGATGTATGTCGATTATGTGCGCGTGTATCAGCTCGACGGCAAGGGTACGGTCAAGCTGGGCAACCAGACGACGCCGGAAGTGGGCAAGTTCGGCGTGTTCACCGATAACACCGCCGTCAATAACAAGCAGGTGGCCGGCACCAGCTCCGACATCTTTGTGTGGAATAACTCTTCCATGTCAGGCGGGAATACCCCGCCTTACGAGGGCAGCAATGTGATGGCCTTGAACTATACCGCGCCAAACCAGTGGTTCGGCGGCAGCGTGCAATCGCGCCAGGCGCACGACATGAGCAATTTCAGGAACGGCAATCTCAAGTTCCGCATCAAGATTCCTGCCAATGTGGCGTTCAATGTGAGTATCCAGGATACCTACACCAACCAGAACGCGGTCAAGTTCCCGGCCAATGCGACCACGTATGGCCTGGTGCGTAACGGTGAATGGGCCACGGCGACGATTCCGGTATCGACCCTGGTGGGGCCGAAAGTGGCGTTGCAGTCGATGCTGGACCTGTTCCAGTTTTCGAGCGAGGCGACGCAATTGCCGGGCGCGCCGTTCCAGATGGCGATCGACGATATTGTGTGGGATTCCGGTACGCCGACGCCGACGCCGACGCCGACGCCGACGCCGACACCAACCCCAACGCCGACTCCAACGCCGACACCGACGCCAACGCCGACACCGACTCCAACGCCGACGCCAACCCCAACCCCGACCCCGGTCTCGGTCAGCGCCACCCAGACCGGCTCGACGACCCTGCAGTTCGCCGTGCGCACGTCAAGCTGGGCGGACGTGCATTACACGGTCAATTCCGGTGGCCAGCAAAACCTGCGCATGCGCCAGGACGCGGGCAATAACACCTACTCGGCAGGCGGCCTGAAGGCGGGCGACGTGGTCAAGTACAGCTTCACGTACTGGGATACCACGCGTAATTATGCGGTCGACACTGCCCTGCAAAGCTTCACGATGAAGTAATTGCGCAGCGAGGATGACAGCGG
Protein-coding regions in this window:
- a CDS encoding porin produces the protein MNQPLRLALVSAILAAFSMSSHAADGPTVTISGFGTAALTATDTDDVEFARPNQQAGVGKSPRPGVDSNFGIQGTSKMNDWLSFTVQGLARKNARDAWGAELSWAFAKFKVNDEISIRVGRIGMPIYMISDFRQVGYANTMIRPPTEVYRQVNGDSFDGVDVVYQHNFGDTTVTAQAGIGNMKAKSTDDAKVKYRPATAIHIVAENGPFTVRFGRADAKVTVEDNKALDGLLATLRRVGLTQVAQDLSITDVDGSFTSVGFTMDYKNFLIQTEYAMRRTDSLIIVDTNSYYAMFGYRFGKFTPYYFYGDTKQDSARTYAGLPTSGPLAPLTAGVNGVVKAAQQSTNAVGLRWDFSKSAALKVQVDRVKPRDGAGTFLRAKPGFHDTVNVYAAGIDFVF
- a CDS encoding DUF2804 domain-containing protein, with amino-acid sequence MTSLPAAPQTIPPADGVPVFGRFAGAATRFDWARLAAPHARSRWWRRFHHKRWHYTALATDQLFCGIAIVDVGWTNTAFAYVFERGQRAVVAGFSRDGIPGLTARLADHAGEQSRFSFAGSRIEMSASTLSLRCKDVRIDAAFGAPGAPLLLAVGPVQGGAVHATQKSSGLALTGMVRVGERAYQLDGGVASFDYSNGLLARNTAWRWASAHSLELGFNVQAGYFGSHENALWLDGRLIGLGAATFEFVEGDPMAPWHVFTDDGLLDLHFTPEGARREDKNLLVAASRYVQPIGTFSGWVRASADGPRRAVVRLAGVTEDHASRW
- a CDS encoding glycoside hydrolase family 16 protein; this translates as MKNQDNKLVSRKRKFVLSAIAGSILGIYGAGASASVTNPVIGQLLWSEEFNGPSLNSSVWTAEDGNGCQINLCGYGNQELEYYSPNNLSIVNVPFEPNSRALAIKAQRQTVGANSFTSGKVTSAGKVQVQYGMIELRVSTPQLGTGLWPAAWLLGSSPQTWPRNGEIDILEMGHRASSRAAAGNAPMDSFVGSNVITYQQAACVPGNESCAASTAWQTKNWYIAPTSMANRFVTYRMYWTESQMRFTVVDNGVEHNLYDNPLPVNSTALQAPFYLLLNLAVGGNFTDAASPGQVTAPLPGTMYVDYVRVYQLDGKGTVKLGNQTTPEVGKFGVFTDNTAVNNKQVAGTSSDIFVWNNSSMSGGNTPPYEGSNVMALNYTAPNQWFGGSVQSRQAHDMSNFRNGNLKFRIKIPANVAFNVSIQDTYTNQNAVKFPANATTYGLVRNGEWATATIPVSTLVGPKVALQSMLDLFQFSSEATQLPGAPFQMAIDDIVWDSGTPTPTPTPTPTPTPTPTPTPTPTPTPTPTPTPTPTPTPTPTPVSVSATQTGSTTLQFAVRTSSWADVHYTVNSGGQQNLRMRQDAGNNTYSAGGLKAGDVVKYSFTYWDTTRNYAVDTALQSFTMK